A window of Saccopteryx leptura isolate mSacLep1 chromosome 5, mSacLep1_pri_phased_curated, whole genome shotgun sequence contains these coding sequences:
- the PRNP gene encoding major prion protein 1 yields the protein MVKSHIGGWILVLFVATWSDVVLCKKRPKPGGGGSSGGSRYPGQGSPGGNRYPPQGGGGWGQPHGGGWGQPHGGGWGQPHGGGGWGQPHGGGWGQPHGGGGWGQPHGGGGWGQGGGSHNQWSKPSKPKNNMKHVAGAAAAGAVVGGLGGYMLGSAMSRPVIHFGSDYEDRYYRENINRFPNQVYYKPVDQYNNQNSFVRDCVNTTVKQHTITTTTKGDNFTETDVKIMERVVEEMCVTQYQYQREAAYQRGASMVFFSSPPVILLLSFLIFLIVG from the coding sequence ATGGTGAAAAGCCACATCGGCGGCTGGATCCTGGTTCTCTTTGTGGCCACATGGAGTGACGTGGTCCTTTGCAAGAAGCGACCgaagcctggaggaggaggcagcagtgGGGGGAGCCGATACCCGGGGCAGGGAAGTCCTGGAGGCAACCGCTACCCACCCCAGGGCGGTGGCGGCTGGGGACAACCCCATGGTGGTGGCTGGGGGCAGCCCCATGGTGGCGGCTGGGGGCAGCCCCACGGAGGTGGTGGTTGGGGTCAGCCCCATGGCGGTGGCTGGGGTCAACCCCATGGTGGCGGAGGCTGGGGTCAGCCCCATGGTGGCGGAGGCTGGGGTCAAGGTGGTGGCTCCCACAATCAATGGAGCAAGCCCAGTAAGCCGAAAAACAACATGAAGCACGTGGCAGGAGCTGCCGCAGCTGGGGCAGTGGTGGGGGGCCTGGGCGGCTACATGCTGGGGAGTGCCATGAGCAGGCCTGTCATACACTTTGGCAGTGACTATGAGGACCGTTACTATCGTGAAAACATAAACCGTTTCCCCAACCAAGTGTACTACAAGCCTGTGGATCAGTACAACAACCAGAACAGCTTCGTGCGCGACTGCGTCAACACCACGGTCAAGCAGCACAcgatcaccaccaccaccaaggggGACAACTTCACCGAGACTGACGTCAAGATCATGGAGCGCGTGGTGGAGGAGATGTGCGTCACCCAGTACCAGTACCAGAGAGAAGCTGCTTACCAAAGAGGGGCGAGCATggtcttcttctcctcccctcctgtcatcctcctcctctccttccttattTTCCTAATAGTAGGATGA